Proteins encoded together in one Calonectris borealis chromosome W, bCalBor7.hap1.2, whole genome shotgun sequence window:
- the LOC142075023 gene encoding LOW QUALITY PROTEIN: sigma non-opioid intracellular receptor 1-like (The sequence of the model RefSeq protein was modified relative to this genomic sequence to represent the inferred CDS: inserted 1 base in 1 codon): MPPPRVTLHPILCPQPPPPPSFTPSSLSQSGGGSPLPPPGQEGSPQPPLPGARLGWVLPGVRREAAPAVPLARKRPPPTSSSPTGGSIPRPSRKPRRQHQHRPAGPAPYSRLRCRSAPPRWRRAARGRAWRGRGGGGPAPRPLAGGVERRRAAWGRRALRQALRAGLALGALXLVLQGLRGWLTSKRYELTPAEIAQLARHHAGLDHELAFSKIIMEVWKKHPGYILPNKDLQWVFMNTGRWMGSMCLLHALLTEYVLLFGTAVDTGGHSGRYWADISDTVISGTFWQWKEGTTRSEIYCGDTIVHQVGEARSVQWSAGTWMVEYNWDFIPSMLTFALADTLFSAQDFVTLFYTLRVYAKGLLLEANAAFSTLDSPGHPAGHSWLLSSQPSSPFLLLLPRPRL; this comes from the exons ATGCCCCCTCCTCGGGTAACACTACACCCCATTTtatgcccccagcccccccccccccccagcttcacCCCTTCCTCCCTGTCCCAGTCCGGCGGGGGttccccgctgccaccccccgGGCAGGaagggtccccgcagcccccgcttCCCGGGGCGCGGCTGGGCTGGGTTCTGCCGGGGGTCCGTAGGGAGGCAGCCCCGGCCGTACCACTGGCGCGGAAGCGGCCGccccccacttcctcctcccccaCCGGCGGCTCCATACCGCGGCCGTCCCGAAAGCCCCGGCGACAGCACCAGCATCGCCCTGCGGGACCGGCCCCTTACAGCCGCCTCCGCtgccgctccgccccgccccgctggcGCAGGGCCGCCCGCGGCCGGGCATGGCgtggccgcggcgggggcggtcCCGCTCCCCGTCCCCTTGCCGGCGGGgtggagcggcggcgggcggcatGGGGGCGGCGCGCGCTGCGACAGGCGCTGCGGGCCGGGCTGGCTCTGGGCGCGC GGCTGGTGCTGCAGGGACTGCGGGGCTGGCTGACCTCCAAGCGGTACGAGTTGACGCCCGCCGAGATCGCCCAGCTCGCCCGGCACCACGCGG GGCTGGACCATGAGCTGGCTTTCTCCAAGATCATCATGGAGGTATGGAAGAAGCACCCAGGCTACATCCTGCCGAACAAGGACCTGCAGTGGGTGTTCATGAACACAGGCAGGTGGATGGGCTCCATGTGCCTCCTGCACGCCTTGCTCACCGAGTATGTGCTGCTCTTCGGGACAGCCGTTGACACTGGGGGCCACTCAG GTCGGTACTGGGCAGATATCTCTGACACCGTCATCTCGGGGACCTTCTGGCAGTGGAAGGAGGGGACCACCAGAAGTGAGAtctactgtg GGGACACCATTGTGCACCAGGTGGGAGAGGCCAGGTCCGTGCAGTGGAGCGCAGGCACCTGGATGGTGGAATACAACTGGGACTTCATCCCCTCCATGCTCACCTTCGCTCTGGCAGACACCCTCTTCAGCGCTCAGGACTTTGTCACCCTCTTTTACACCCTGCGTGTCTACGCCAAGGGCCTGCTCCTGGAAGCCAATGCTGCCTTCAGCACCTTGGACTCACCAGGGCACCCTGCTGGGCACagctggctcctctcctcccagccttcctcccccttcctccttctcctccccaggcccAGGCTCtag